The Spirosoma radiotolerans genome has a window encoding:
- a CDS encoding FG-GAP repeat domain-containing protein, translating to MPSYTIGLLLLISLWIVSFSVPDRPDIVDGNPSGNEGATILDSTATGKQLALRHCGSCHLFPAPELLDKTTWVTGVLPNMARRLGLKLPEQDTLKPLSPEEEKAIRKLTIYPKTAALSLSDWNKIVHYYEQTAPAEPLPQKPHLTVTNALPLFRPKELVLSDKPVPQTTLLKYDNTTAQLYVGDAQNALYVLNSQLQLADTWWIDTPPTDIDFPKNAAPRLLTIGIFSPSDQQLGRLMTLERSAKPASSPINIQNLPRPVQFASGDLNADGKDDVVICGFGNNAGKLFWYDGFEPTKEHVLKAFPGARKVEIADFNQDKKPDILVLMAQAREEVSIFYNQGNGRFKEKTVLRFPPVFGSSYFELVDFNKDGFQDILLANGDNWDYSAVNKNYHGVHIYLNDKKDNFREAWFYPIYGASKAIARDFDQDGDVDIAVTSFYTNLAQPEQGFLYLVNEGQLTFKPFSTPEAANGKWLTMEAADIDQDGDLDIVLGSYFHTVGEMTQLLFKGITSFPQLLVLENQGK from the coding sequence ATGCCTTCTTATACAATCGGTTTGCTTCTTCTCATTTCCCTCTGGATAGTATCTTTTTCTGTTCCCGACCGACCGGATATCGTTGATGGTAACCCATCAGGTAATGAAGGGGCAACGATACTTGATTCAACTGCCACTGGCAAACAATTGGCTTTGCGCCATTGCGGGAGTTGTCATTTGTTTCCTGCACCGGAACTCCTGGACAAAACGACCTGGGTTACAGGCGTTCTGCCGAACATGGCCAGGCGGCTTGGCCTCAAACTCCCCGAACAGGACACCCTGAAACCGCTCTCACCCGAAGAAGAAAAAGCGATTCGGAAACTGACGATTTACCCCAAAACGGCTGCGTTATCCCTAAGTGACTGGAACAAAATTGTTCACTATTACGAACAGACAGCACCCGCCGAGCCATTGCCGCAAAAACCACATTTGACCGTTACCAATGCGCTTCCTTTATTCAGGCCAAAGGAACTGGTTCTCAGCGATAAACCGGTACCGCAAACCACCCTATTGAAGTACGACAATACTACCGCTCAGCTTTACGTAGGTGATGCCCAGAATGCCCTGTATGTGCTCAATTCACAACTCCAACTGGCCGATACATGGTGGATCGATACCCCACCAACGGATATAGACTTTCCGAAAAATGCAGCACCACGGCTCCTCACCATCGGCATCTTCAGTCCGTCCGATCAGCAGTTGGGCAGGCTGATGACGCTGGAAAGATCGGCAAAGCCCGCTTCCAGCCCGATAAATATTCAGAATTTGCCCCGTCCCGTGCAGTTTGCTTCCGGCGACCTCAATGCCGATGGTAAAGACGATGTTGTTATTTGCGGATTCGGGAATAACGCCGGAAAGCTATTCTGGTACGATGGGTTCGAGCCAACGAAGGAACACGTATTAAAGGCATTTCCTGGTGCCCGAAAAGTAGAGATTGCCGATTTCAATCAGGATAAAAAGCCCGATATCCTGGTGCTGATGGCGCAGGCACGGGAAGAAGTATCCATTTTCTACAACCAGGGAAACGGGCGCTTTAAAGAAAAAACCGTTTTACGTTTCCCACCCGTGTTTGGGTCCAGCTATTTTGAGCTCGTCGATTTCAACAAAGATGGGTTTCAGGATATTCTGCTGGCCAACGGCGACAACTGGGATTACTCAGCCGTCAACAAGAATTACCACGGCGTACACATCTATCTCAACGACAAAAAAGACAACTTCCGCGAAGCCTGGTTTTACCCCATCTACGGTGCCAGCAAAGCCATCGCCCGCGACTTCGACCAGGACGGTGACGTGGATATTGCAGTCACCTCGTTCTACACCAATTTGGCCCAGCCGGAGCAAGGATTTCTTTACCTGGTCAACGAAGGCCAGTTGACTTTCAAACCGTTTAGCACTCCGGAAGCCGCCAATGGAAAATGGTTAACTATGGAAGCCGCCGACATCGATCAGGATGGCGATCTGGATATTGTGCTGGGCTCCTATTTCCACACGGTTGGCGAAATGACCCAGTTGCTTTTTAAAGGCATCACCTCCTTTCCACAACTGCTGGTACTGGAAAATCAGGGAAAATAG
- a CDS encoding alpha-L-fucosidase: protein MRFFTLFIVLINLSWLAVAQTPAPFGAVPSPRQLQWHKMKYYAFVHFNMNTFTNEEWGHGTETANMFNPSQLDCRQWAKVAKDAGMEGIIITAKHHDGFCLWPSKFTEHSVKNSTWRDGKGDVLKDLSAACKEYGLKFGIYLSPWDRNHPAYGTPEYNDIFKNTLKEVLTQYGDVYEVWFDGANGEGPNGKKQVYDWPGFIATVRQYQPNAVIFSDAGPDIRWVGNEDGYAGETNWSTLNRDKVYPAYPNYWELTLGHEDGTHWVPTEVNCSIRPGWYYHASEDNKVKSLEHLVDIYYSSIGRNGNWLLNLPVDRRGLVHENDVARLMALKAYTDKASVNLAGGKAITASSVFRKTPAYAATNILDKSRDTYWAAADGAKQATLAIDLGKPTTLNRLLIEEYIALGQRVKKFSVAAWQAGKYQTIAQGTTIGNRRILRFQTITTSKIRVSFEEAKASPLIRLIEMYNAPELIVTPVISRSKDGLVTIACPRTTDPIITYTTDGSEPTASSLRFGEPFALMQGGTVKARAFIDNMKKASSPVSAEFDISAAKWTVVSAGGSTASKSADRLIDGNVNTFWQQRKTGNEPASVILDLGETLPLRGFTYLPRQDGKKEGIVYRYVASVSQDGKTWSAPVSQGTFSNINNNPVIQSVRFDQVQSGRYLKFDALETTAGNDATVSIAELGVLTH, encoded by the coding sequence ATGCGTTTTTTTACTCTTTTCATCGTCCTTATTAACTTGTCGTGGCTGGCTGTTGCCCAAACGCCGGCGCCCTTTGGTGCTGTTCCATCGCCCCGGCAGTTGCAGTGGCATAAAATGAAGTACTACGCCTTCGTCCACTTCAACATGAACACGTTCACCAATGAAGAGTGGGGACACGGCACCGAAACCGCGAATATGTTCAACCCCAGCCAGCTCGATTGTCGGCAGTGGGCGAAAGTAGCCAAAGATGCGGGCATGGAAGGAATTATTATTACGGCTAAACACCACGACGGTTTCTGCCTGTGGCCGTCGAAATTTACCGAACACTCGGTCAAAAACAGTACGTGGCGCGATGGAAAAGGCGACGTCCTGAAAGACCTGTCGGCAGCCTGCAAAGAGTACGGACTAAAATTCGGGATTTATTTGTCGCCCTGGGATCGGAACCACCCCGCCTACGGTACACCCGAATACAATGACATCTTTAAAAATACGCTCAAAGAAGTCCTGACGCAGTACGGCGACGTGTATGAAGTATGGTTCGACGGTGCCAACGGTGAAGGACCTAATGGTAAAAAACAGGTGTACGACTGGCCGGGCTTCATCGCGACGGTACGCCAGTACCAGCCCAACGCTGTTATTTTTAGCGATGCCGGTCCCGATATTCGATGGGTGGGTAATGAAGATGGGTACGCGGGAGAAACCAACTGGAGTACGCTTAACCGCGATAAGGTGTATCCGGCCTATCCGAACTACTGGGAGTTAACCTTGGGCCACGAAGATGGCACACACTGGGTGCCTACCGAAGTCAATTGCTCGATTCGGCCCGGCTGGTATTACCATGCCAGTGAGGATAACAAAGTAAAATCGCTGGAACACCTCGTCGACATTTATTACAGTTCCATTGGTCGGAATGGCAACTGGCTGCTCAACCTGCCCGTCGATCGGCGGGGGCTGGTTCATGAAAACGACGTGGCCCGGCTCATGGCGTTGAAAGCCTATACCGATAAGGCGTCGGTCAATCTGGCTGGCGGGAAGGCGATTACGGCCAGTAGTGTCTTTCGCAAAACCCCGGCCTACGCGGCTACGAACATTCTCGACAAAAGCCGCGATACGTATTGGGCAGCCGCTGACGGCGCAAAGCAAGCCACGCTCGCTATTGATCTGGGCAAACCCACGACGCTTAACCGGTTACTTATCGAAGAATATATTGCCCTGGGTCAGCGCGTAAAAAAGTTTTCGGTAGCGGCCTGGCAGGCTGGAAAATACCAGACCATCGCGCAGGGAACCACCATTGGCAATCGACGTATTCTGCGGTTTCAGACCATAACGACCAGCAAAATCCGGGTGAGCTTTGAAGAGGCAAAAGCCAGTCCGCTCATTCGGTTGATCGAGATGTATAACGCGCCCGAACTCATTGTTACACCCGTAATCAGCCGGAGTAAAGATGGCTTGGTAACCATTGCCTGTCCCCGCACCACCGACCCCATTATTACCTATACCACCGACGGGTCGGAACCGACAGCCAGTAGTCTTCGCTTCGGTGAGCCGTTTGCCCTAATGCAGGGCGGAACCGTCAAAGCCCGGGCGTTTATCGACAACATGAAAAAAGCCAGCAGCCCCGTTTCGGCTGAATTCGATATTAGTGCTGCCAAATGGACGGTTGTGTCAGCGGGTGGTTCGACAGCCAGTAAGAGTGCCGACCGGCTGATCGATGGAAATGTCAATACATTCTGGCAACAGCGCAAGACCGGTAACGAGCCAGCCTCGGTCATTCTGGATTTGGGCGAGACGCTGCCCCTGCGTGGGTTCACTTACCTGCCTCGGCAGGACGGTAAAAAGGAGGGAATCGTCTATCGGTATGTGGCATCGGTGAGTCAGGACGGTAAAACCTGGTCGGCTCCTGTCAGCCAGGGCACCTTCAGCAACATTAACAATAACCCGGTTATACAGTCGGTCCGATTCGATCAGGTGCAGTCGGGGCGTTACCTGAAATTCGACGCGCTCGAAACCACGGCGGGTAACGACGCCACCGTTTCTATTGCTGAATTAGGGGTGCTAACGCACTAA
- a CDS encoding carboxylesterase family protein yields MLKSITCLAIALIPMGYAGAQTTPKAADSKPYAFTKGLVALTGSRYGREAIYTDPLAYQLYSGTLKQPTEGAVFGTDEQGGGIKWMAVTADSLNRLRLRGGFRGNGGAPAGPGVVAGSLRGGIGGGGGYTYLTYPSTRDQIALLTIKGNSNVYVNGELHMGDAYSMGYLHIPVKLKRGLNEFYVRGVMITANLSFPDKPALLSTDDPTLPSIRLGESNASLQGAIVVINTSTTSLSGLQLTSKLSGKTLTTAVPVVPALSSRKVAFMFDGSGISTKGTQSCELTLTQKGKSLDAGTVSIEAVPAGASYSQTFVSQIDGSLQYYAVTPQSSAGTAPSALFLSVHGAGVEASGQARAYKAKDWGNLVAATNRRPRGFNWEDWGRIDALEVLAIAKNRFKPDPQHVYLTGHSMGGHGTWFLGATYPDKWAAIAPCAGYPTLKEYGSADGVIPTTSNDPLEQMLLRAGNQSDVLKLTSNYKPLGIYVLHGDADRTVPVTYARQMRKILGESQPDMSYYEYPGGSHWFGDESVDWKPLFDFFKWHKIAVDSTVNDIDFTTANPGISSTYRWASIEQQMKPLLYSRMQLNRNGKAITGTTTNVSLLKLALNEFAAKTPLTLTLDGTPAIAYTTISAQDTLFLRRENGQWQPTQRPDAAQKGPHRNGTFKEAFNNRMVFVYGTRGTKEENDLNLQKARFDAETWYYRGNGAIDIVADTDYSLPTYAGRGVVLFGNATNNAAWKQLLADCPIQLERNRVRAGDQQWQGDDLAAYFVWPIKGSATTSVAVIGGTGVKGMRAALANQYFAGASGFPDFMIFGLDMVRTGSKGVRMAGFFDNNWKLTPEQYSVNSQKSGRE; encoded by the coding sequence ATGCTGAAATCAATTACCTGCCTGGCCATCGCATTGATTCCGATGGGGTACGCCGGGGCGCAGACCACCCCAAAGGCCGCTGATTCGAAACCATATGCTTTTACAAAAGGATTGGTTGCCTTAACCGGCAGCCGCTACGGACGGGAAGCCATTTATACCGATCCGCTGGCTTACCAACTGTACAGCGGGACGCTCAAACAACCCACAGAAGGAGCCGTTTTCGGTACTGATGAGCAGGGGGGCGGTATTAAATGGATGGCGGTAACGGCTGATAGCCTGAATCGGCTCCGGCTTCGGGGCGGATTCAGGGGCAATGGCGGGGCCCCCGCAGGCCCTGGCGTAGTGGCCGGTAGTTTGCGGGGTGGTATTGGTGGGGGCGGGGGCTATACCTACCTCACATACCCATCAACGCGTGACCAGATCGCGTTGCTGACTATAAAAGGCAACAGCAACGTCTACGTAAACGGCGAGCTTCACATGGGCGATGCCTATAGCATGGGATATCTGCACATTCCTGTCAAACTCAAAAGAGGGCTAAATGAGTTTTACGTGCGGGGCGTCATGATCACGGCGAACCTGTCATTTCCAGACAAACCCGCCCTGTTATCGACCGATGATCCAACGCTACCCAGCATCCGGTTAGGCGAATCGAATGCATCCCTTCAAGGGGCTATCGTTGTGATTAACACATCGACAACATCCTTATCGGGTTTGCAGCTAACCAGTAAATTATCGGGGAAAACCCTGACCACAGCCGTTCCCGTCGTTCCGGCTTTGTCGAGCCGAAAAGTGGCATTTATGTTCGATGGGAGCGGCATCAGCACAAAAGGTACGCAATCCTGTGAACTGACCCTTACGCAGAAAGGAAAGTCACTCGATGCGGGTACCGTTTCGATAGAGGCCGTTCCGGCTGGCGCATCGTATAGCCAGACGTTCGTTAGCCAGATTGATGGGAGTTTGCAATATTATGCCGTAACTCCTCAGTCGTCGGCAGGCACGGCTCCCTCGGCCTTGTTTTTGTCGGTACACGGGGCAGGCGTGGAGGCAAGTGGTCAGGCGAGGGCCTATAAAGCCAAAGACTGGGGAAATCTGGTGGCGGCTACCAATCGTCGGCCGCGCGGTTTCAACTGGGAAGACTGGGGCCGCATCGACGCGCTGGAGGTGTTAGCCATCGCCAAAAATCGTTTCAAACCCGACCCACAGCATGTGTATCTGACCGGCCACTCGATGGGTGGGCACGGCACCTGGTTCCTGGGCGCAACGTATCCCGACAAGTGGGCGGCTATTGCGCCCTGCGCGGGGTACCCGACTTTGAAAGAGTACGGTTCTGCCGATGGAGTGATTCCAACTACCAGCAATGATCCACTCGAACAAATGCTGCTACGGGCTGGAAATCAGAGCGATGTACTAAAACTGACCAGCAACTACAAACCACTGGGAATTTATGTTTTGCATGGTGATGCCGACCGGACTGTACCCGTGACCTACGCCCGACAGATGCGGAAGATCCTTGGCGAGTCGCAGCCCGACATGAGCTATTACGAATACCCCGGTGGCAGCCACTGGTTTGGCGATGAGAGCGTGGACTGGAAACCGTTGTTCGACTTTTTCAAATGGCACAAGATTGCCGTCGATTCTACGGTGAACGACATTGATTTCACAACGGCTAATCCGGGTATTTCGTCGACCTATCGCTGGGCGTCCATTGAACAGCAAATGAAGCCATTGCTCTATAGCCGGATGCAACTCAACCGCAACGGAAAAGCCATTACAGGGACCACCACGAATGTGTCTCTTTTGAAACTGGCGCTGAACGAGTTTGCCGCCAAAACGCCACTAACCCTCACGCTGGACGGCACGCCGGCCATCGCCTACACGACGATAAGTGCTCAGGATACACTATTCCTTCGCCGGGAAAACGGGCAGTGGCAGCCGACGCAGCGACCCGATGCCGCTCAGAAAGGGCCGCATCGTAACGGTACGTTTAAAGAGGCTTTCAACAACCGAATGGTCTTCGTTTATGGCACCAGGGGCACCAAAGAGGAAAATGACCTGAACCTGCAGAAAGCCCGTTTCGATGCCGAAACTTGGTATTATCGCGGAAATGGTGCCATCGACATCGTGGCCGATACCGATTATTCTTTGCCAACGTATGCTGGTCGGGGCGTAGTCCTGTTTGGAAACGCCACTAATAATGCCGCCTGGAAACAGCTGCTGGCCGATTGCCCGATCCAACTGGAGCGCAATCGTGTGCGGGCGGGCGATCAGCAGTGGCAGGGCGATGACCTGGCTGCTTATTTCGTCTGGCCCATTAAAGGTTCTGCCACCACGTCGGTGGCGGTCATTGGCGGAACGGGCGTAAAAGGCATGCGGGCAGCTTTAGCCAACCAGTATTTTGCCGGAGCCAGTGGTTTCCCGGACTTTATGATTTTCGGACTCGACATGGTCAGGACGGGTAGCAAGGGTGTCCGAATGGCGGGGTTCTTTGATAACAACTGGAAATTGACACCGGAGCAATACAGTGTTAATAGCCAGAAAAGTGGACGTGAATAA
- a CDS encoding SMP-30/gluconolactonase/LRE family protein, with protein sequence MFIPINRFVSLALAGAGLVSVSATTLLPIVDDVVKSSIFTPANGFTSGVEGPAVDKAGMVYAVNFGKQGTIGQITPDGKASVFVELPDGSIGNGIRFSKRGDMFIADYPKHNILKVVMGTKKLSVFANEPRMNQPNDIAIDSKDRLYASDPNWKDNTGNIWRIDTDGKVTLLEANMGTTNGIDVSPDNKSLYVNESVQRKVWAYDLSAGGQVSNKRLLIEFPDFGMDGMRCDTKGNLYIVRYGKGTVVKLSPAGKVLQEIQLIGKKPTNIAFGGKDGRTAYVTLQDQGNLETFRVDAPGQEWAMRQK encoded by the coding sequence ATGTTCATCCCAATAAACCGTTTTGTCAGCCTGGCCCTGGCGGGTGCCGGACTCGTTTCCGTATCGGCAACTACTCTTCTGCCAATCGTTGACGACGTAGTGAAATCAAGCATTTTTACCCCGGCCAACGGCTTTACGTCCGGAGTGGAAGGCCCGGCCGTCGACAAGGCCGGCATGGTATACGCAGTGAATTTTGGCAAGCAGGGTACCATTGGGCAGATAACGCCCGATGGCAAGGCGAGCGTCTTCGTTGAGCTACCAGACGGAAGCATCGGCAACGGAATTCGGTTTAGCAAACGGGGCGATATGTTCATTGCCGATTACCCGAAACACAACATTCTGAAAGTGGTGATGGGCACCAAAAAACTCAGTGTTTTCGCCAATGAGCCGCGCATGAATCAGCCGAATGATATTGCTATCGACAGCAAAGACCGACTGTATGCCAGCGACCCAAACTGGAAAGACAATACCGGTAATATCTGGCGTATTGATACCGACGGCAAGGTGACTCTGCTGGAGGCCAACATGGGAACTACCAACGGCATCGACGTCAGCCCGGACAATAAAAGCCTGTACGTCAATGAGTCAGTGCAACGAAAAGTATGGGCGTATGATTTGTCGGCCGGCGGGCAGGTCAGCAACAAGCGACTGCTCATCGAGTTCCCCGATTTCGGCATGGACGGTATGCGGTGCGACACGAAGGGAAACCTATACATTGTCCGCTATGGGAAGGGCACCGTGGTTAAACTATCGCCAGCGGGCAAGGTTCTTCAGGAGATTCAGCTAATTGGCAAAAAACCGACCAACATTGCGTTCGGCGGCAAAGATGGCCGAACGGCCTATGTCACCTTACAGGATCAGGGAAACCTCGAAACCTTCCGCGTCGATGCCCCCGGCCAGGAGTGGGCCATGCGCCAGAAATAA
- a CDS encoding amidohydrolase/deacetylase family metallohydrolase: MKKITLLLFSLCCALSQLAMAQPYNVVIKGGHVIDPKNNIDGIMDIAITDGKIAQVAKSIDPKGAIQVVDAKGLYVTPGLIDMHTHVFFGTNLDQTYSNGPNALPPDAFTFRNGVTTIVDAGCSGWRDFETFKKQTIDLSQTRVLSLLNIVGSGMRGGKFEQNIDDMDAQQTADMAKKYPEFVVGVKLAHFNGYDWTPTNRAVEAGKLANVPVMIDFGGSTPTLSIEELFMKHLRPGDIFTHCFGQLKTREPILDVTTNKVKPFVWEAQKKGIIFDVGYGGISFAFSQAIPAIKSGFYPNTISTDIHTGSMNNAMKDMLNVMSKFMAMGMNLQSVIKASTWSPAQAIRRPELGHLSVGSVADVAILKLHEGKFEVRDTGYFGFFDYTGHKIEGKQKLECEMTIRKGKIVYDLNGIANPVVVTQQPRS, encoded by the coding sequence ATGAAAAAAATCACCCTACTCCTATTCTCCCTTTGCTGCGCGTTGAGCCAACTGGCCATGGCCCAACCGTACAATGTCGTTATCAAAGGCGGGCATGTGATCGACCCGAAAAACAACATCGACGGCATTATGGACATCGCCATTACCGATGGAAAAATTGCCCAGGTTGCCAAATCCATTGATCCCAAGGGAGCCATTCAGGTGGTCGATGCAAAGGGATTGTATGTGACGCCCGGCCTGATCGACATGCATACGCACGTCTTTTTCGGTACGAACCTCGACCAGACGTACAGTAACGGCCCCAATGCCTTGCCTCCCGATGCCTTTACGTTTCGCAACGGCGTTACGACCATTGTGGATGCGGGCTGCTCGGGCTGGCGCGATTTCGAGACGTTCAAAAAACAAACCATCGACTTATCGCAGACACGGGTGTTGTCCCTGCTCAACATTGTTGGCAGCGGTATGCGGGGAGGCAAATTTGAACAGAACATCGATGACATGGACGCTCAGCAAACGGCGGATATGGCCAAAAAATACCCGGAGTTCGTTGTGGGTGTCAAATTAGCCCATTTTAACGGCTACGACTGGACACCCACCAACCGTGCTGTTGAGGCCGGGAAGCTGGCCAACGTACCGGTTATGATCGACTTTGGCGGCAGCACACCCACGCTGTCCATCGAAGAGTTGTTCATGAAACACCTGCGCCCCGGCGATATTTTTACCCATTGCTTCGGCCAGTTGAAAACCCGCGAGCCTATTCTGGACGTAACGACCAATAAAGTAAAGCCGTTTGTGTGGGAAGCCCAGAAAAAAGGAATCATCTTCGATGTAGGTTACGGGGGCATCAGCTTTGCGTTTTCGCAGGCCATTCCGGCTATCAAAAGCGGTTTTTATCCCAACACCATCAGCACGGATATTCATACCGGAAGCATGAACAACGCGATGAAAGACATGCTCAATGTGATGTCGAAGTTTATGGCGATGGGCATGAATCTCCAGAGTGTGATCAAGGCCAGCACCTGGAGTCCGGCCCAGGCGATCAGACGTCCCGAGTTGGGTCACTTATCGGTCGGCTCAGTAGCCGATGTGGCGATTTTAAAGCTGCACGAAGGCAAATTTGAGGTACGGGATACCGGCTATTTCGGCTTTTTCGACTATACCGGCCATAAAATTGAAGGCAAGCAAAAGCTGGAATGTGAAATGACCATCCGCAAAGGAAAAATCGTGTATGACCTCAACGGTATCGCCAACCCCGTGGTGGTGACGCAGCAACCGCGCTCGTAG
- a CDS encoding RidA family protein, whose translation METQRRSILKRLFASVTGIVGLSTASKAMTATNSTAEPAAQKEVFNVVTQDDVPLFSGSTKLGNLVFVAGKGYHKEGDIKVHTDEVLKELEKELIKAGSSMEKVLKVSVFLHDLNDYKGMNEVYKGRFGSKPPVRTTVAVYGGVPGDSLVEMDCIAYI comes from the coding sequence ATGGAAACACAACGCCGTTCTATTCTTAAACGCCTTTTCGCTTCTGTAACCGGTATCGTCGGGCTGAGCACTGCCAGCAAAGCAATGACTGCAACCAACTCAACGGCCGAACCCGCTGCCCAAAAAGAAGTCTTTAACGTGGTTACGCAGGATGATGTGCCGCTCTTCTCTGGTTCAACCAAGCTGGGCAATCTGGTTTTCGTAGCGGGCAAAGGCTACCACAAAGAGGGCGACATTAAGGTACATACCGACGAAGTGCTCAAGGAGTTGGAGAAAGAACTGATCAAAGCGGGTTCGTCGATGGAGAAGGTCCTGAAAGTAAGTGTATTCCTTCATGATCTGAACGACTACAAAGGCATGAATGAGGTCTACAAAGGCCGATTTGGCAGCAAGCCACCCGTGCGGACGACGGTCGCCGTTTATGGCGGTGTACCGGGCGATTCGCTGGTTGAAATGGATTGCATTGCCTATATCTAG
- a CDS encoding PQQ-dependent sugar dehydrogenase: MTKFYIKGLILALLAFVGFTQRTTQNGLPVQTDENGGLFLPEGFEATVVVDSLPGRARHLAVNENGDIYVKARFVRNENESVIALRDTNGDGRADIIKTFGGLGRERAYGTAMRIYNGYLYFSSELNVFRYRLKPGELVPSSPMETILTDDHKHGMHEHIAKPVTFDNEGHIYVAFGAASNGCQPKNRTPNMAGIDPCPMLEDHGGIWRFDANKNGQTQKDGYRYATGLRSVVGMDWNPVNNSLYALQHGRDDFLMLWAEKYTPWQSAVFPAEELFQVKDGMNGGWPYCYYDQAQGKKLLNPEYGGDGKTVGRCGDYEKPLIGFPAHWAPNDILFYQGTAAKNGFPERYKNGAFIAFHGSTNRAPYPQAGYFIGFVPAKANTLSTDWEVFADGFAGVDPIVNVSDAAYRPMGIAMGPDGSLYIAETEKGKIWRVTYKGNKQTFGAAQLAQMEARKKMSNIRDPDIITDNLDRDKPVAGGKVYGVYCSACHQRNGLGDSQRFPPLAGSEWVTGDKKKLITVLLKGLEGPIEVKGQSYNNAMPQHSFLKDEDLAEVLTHIRQNFGNTADAITAGEVNEVRVAIDKEAAPAPKRKTKTKR, from the coding sequence ATGACAAAATTTTACATCAAAGGCCTCATTCTCGCCTTACTAGCTTTTGTCGGATTTACGCAGCGAACGACCCAGAATGGGCTTCCCGTTCAAACGGATGAGAATGGTGGCCTGTTTCTACCCGAAGGCTTTGAAGCAACTGTGGTTGTGGATAGTCTGCCCGGCCGGGCCCGGCATTTGGCCGTTAACGAAAACGGAGACATTTACGTGAAAGCCCGGTTTGTCCGCAACGAAAACGAATCCGTCATCGCGCTTCGGGATACCAACGGGGATGGCCGCGCCGACATTATCAAGACGTTCGGTGGTCTGGGCCGCGAGCGGGCTTATGGGACTGCCATGCGCATTTATAATGGCTATCTGTATTTCAGTTCGGAGCTGAACGTCTTTCGCTATCGACTGAAGCCCGGCGAACTGGTTCCCAGCAGCCCTATGGAGACGATCCTGACCGACGATCACAAGCATGGCATGCACGAACACATTGCCAAGCCCGTCACCTTCGACAACGAAGGGCATATCTACGTGGCCTTCGGGGCGGCTTCCAACGGATGCCAACCCAAAAACCGGACACCCAACATGGCGGGTATTGACCCCTGCCCGATGCTAGAAGATCATGGCGGCATCTGGCGATTCGATGCCAACAAGAACGGGCAGACGCAGAAAGATGGCTATCGGTATGCCACCGGTTTGCGGTCTGTGGTTGGTATGGACTGGAACCCGGTCAACAATAGTTTGTATGCGCTCCAACACGGCCGCGATGATTTTCTGATGCTGTGGGCCGAGAAATACACCCCCTGGCAAAGTGCCGTGTTCCCCGCCGAAGAGCTTTTTCAGGTGAAAGACGGGATGAATGGGGGCTGGCCTTACTGTTATTACGATCAGGCACAGGGTAAAAAGCTGCTCAACCCTGAATACGGTGGCGACGGCAAAACGGTTGGCCGTTGTGGAGACTACGAAAAGCCGTTGATCGGCTTTCCGGCCCACTGGGCGCCTAACGATATTCTGTTTTACCAAGGTACAGCCGCCAAAAATGGCTTCCCCGAACGATATAAAAACGGGGCCTTTATTGCCTTTCATGGCTCAACAAACCGCGCTCCGTATCCGCAGGCAGGTTACTTCATTGGGTTTGTACCGGCTAAAGCCAACACGTTATCGACTGATTGGGAGGTCTTTGCCGATGGCTTTGCGGGTGTCGATCCCATTGTGAACGTGAGCGATGCTGCTTACCGGCCGATGGGCATTGCCATGGGGCCTGACGGCTCGTTGTACATTGCCGAAACCGAGAAAGGGAAAATCTGGCGGGTTACTTACAAAGGCAATAAGCAGACTTTCGGGGCGGCCCAGCTGGCTCAGATGGAAGCCCGTAAGAAGATGTCGAACATCCGCGATCCAGATATTATCACCGATAATCTGGACCGGGATAAACCCGTTGCCGGAGGCAAAGTGTACGGCGTTTACTGTTCGGCCTGCCACCAGCGCAACGGCCTGGGCGATTCGCAGCGATTCCCGCCCCTGGCTGGTTCGGAGTGGGTAACGGGCGACAAAAAGAAACTGATTACGGTGCTGCTCAAAGGACTGGAAGGCCCCATTGAGGTCAAAGGGCAATCGTACAACAATGCCATGCCCCAGCACAGCTTCCTGAAAGATGAAGACCTGGCTGAAGTGCTGACGCACATTCGGCAGAACTTCGGTAACACAGCCGATGCCATTACCGCCGGGGAAGTCAATGAAGTTAGAGTCGCTATCGATAAAGAAGCTGCCCCTGCCCCCAAACGCAAAACAAAAACCAAACGATAA